A single region of the Candidatus Sungiibacteriota bacterium genome encodes:
- a CDS encoding ROK family protein gives MAYYLGVDIGGTKIRAVLMQGLDDRKPQCFVITTPKNKKRFLDVLWKFLRKVAGPKKLTGIGVGVPGVVNKNRGTLIKAPNLSFLNGWNANKFFARFKVPVRTDNDSRCFLRAEAIRGAGKGYKNIVALTIGTGIGGGIMIDGKIYYGSRSGAGEFGHMIVGNNKTFEQLAGKRAFLKYGDRSKLIGVGVANLINAFDPDIVILGGGGVTSGAVKIGMVRRLAKKYTMSPPAQKTPIVRGKLGDTAAAMGAVLLWKKGY, from the coding sequence ATGGCTTATTATTTAGGGGTTGACATTGGTGGAACAAAAATACGTGCGGTTTTAATGCAGGGGCTGGACGATCGCAAACCGCAGTGTTTTGTGATAACCACACCCAAAAACAAAAAACGTTTTTTGGATGTGTTGTGGAAATTTCTTAGAAAAGTTGCCGGACCCAAAAAACTTACAGGAATTGGCGTAGGAGTTCCGGGGGTAGTCAATAAAAACCGCGGTACGTTAATTAAGGCACCCAATCTTTCGTTTTTAAACGGCTGGAATGCGAATAAATTTTTTGCAAGATTTAAAGTACCGGTGAGGACTGACAACGATAGCCGTTGTTTTTTACGAGCCGAAGCAATACGTGGCGCTGGCAAGGGATATAAAAATATTGTCGCGCTTACAATAGGGACAGGAATTGGCGGCGGGATAATGATTGATGGAAAAATTTATTATGGCTCACGGAGCGGGGCTGGAGAGTTTGGGCATATGATAGTCGGTAACAACAAGACTTTTGAGCAGTTGGCGGGTAAAAGAGCATTTCTGAAATATGGAGACCGAAGCAAATTAATCGGCGTGGGAGTCGCAAATTTGATAAATGCTTTTGATCCGGATATTGTTATTTTGGGTGGCGGGGGAGTAACCAGCGGGGCGGTAAAAATTGGTATGGTGCGTCGGCTTGCCAAAAAGTATACAATGTCGCCCCCTGCCCAAAAAACACCGATTGTAAGAGGCAAACTGGGGGATACGGCTGCAGCCATGGGCGCGGTTTTGTTGTGGAAGAAGGGGTATTGA
- a CDS encoding sigma-70 family RNA polymerase sigma factor, producing the protein MNLDSYNQEETRKEYSDPRDDVGRYLDEIGLIPMLKGREAEKELSEEIEKARRSIWRLIRHIPLITETKNNVGVSTGDLPRLVKKLHRRLQKMERLVEESASLSPGQKRSALRREKQRLEKEVGISHRKLRSIFKKINAFEAQALSARNRLVEANLRLVVSIARGYRSPGLTLGDLIQEGNTGLMRAAAKFDASMGFKFSTYATPWIEQGIRRGIENQGRLIRLPAYVQSNFTHLRKLQRSLLGKYGRLPDEEKLRAFVRASDRGVKDRSLSGLIPSFFIHENSLLSLDRELGKEGEERVTKLSDLFEDESIASPEDQVAAKEFTAKMLTRLEGRDGFYERMAEVIRLRFGVDGVERPHTLDEVGKILGVSRERVRQIEERTLRKLSIYAKQLMRINLRPAQSGVNGKVFGSTAHRN; encoded by the coding sequence GTGAACCTTGATAGCTATAATCAGGAAGAAACACGCAAAGAGTACTCTGACCCCAGAGATGATGTCGGCCGCTACCTAGATGAAATCGGACTAATACCGATGCTCAAGGGTCGGGAAGCAGAAAAGGAGTTGAGTGAGGAGATCGAAAAAGCCAGGCGCAGTATTTGGCGGCTGATTCGGCATATTCCCCTTATTACCGAAACAAAAAATAACGTAGGGGTTTCAACGGGTGACCTGCCGCGTCTTGTAAAGAAGTTACATCGGCGTCTCCAAAAGATGGAACGGCTGGTAGAAGAAAGCGCCTCTTTGTCTCCGGGCCAAAAACGCAGCGCTTTAAGGCGCGAGAAACAACGTCTCGAAAAAGAAGTCGGCATCTCTCATCGGAAGTTAAGAAGTATCTTTAAAAAAATTAATGCCTTTGAAGCTCAAGCCCTTTCGGCGAGGAACAGGTTGGTAGAGGCCAACTTGCGGTTGGTGGTTTCTATTGCGCGTGGGTATAGGTCTCCCGGGCTTACTTTGGGTGACTTGATTCAAGAAGGCAACACCGGTCTTATGAGGGCTGCAGCCAAATTTGATGCCTCTATGGGGTTTAAATTTTCAACCTATGCCACGCCTTGGATAGAACAAGGCATCAGAAGGGGCATTGAAAATCAGGGACGGTTAATCCGTCTTCCGGCTTACGTACAGAGCAACTTTACGCATTTACGGAAGCTTCAGCGTTCTTTGCTGGGTAAGTACGGACGCCTACCAGATGAAGAAAAGCTTCGTGCTTTTGTCCGGGCCTCCGATCGTGGGGTTAAAGACCGAAGTTTATCCGGTCTTATTCCTTCCTTCTTTATACACGAAAACAGTCTCTTATCGCTTGATCGTGAGTTGGGGAAAGAGGGAGAAGAAAGAGTCACTAAGTTGTCTGATTTGTTTGAGGACGAATCGATCGCCTCTCCCGAAGATCAGGTTGCAGCCAAAGAATTTACGGCGAAAATGTTAACGCGGCTTGAAGGACGCGATGGTTTTTATGAACGTATGGCCGAAGTCATACGTTTGCGTTTTGGGGTTGATGGTGTGGAGCGTCCTCACACTCTTGATGAAGTTGGCAAGATTTTGGGTGTTTCCCGGGAGCGGGTAAGACAGATCGAGGAGAGGACGCTTCGTAAACTTAGCATATATGCCAAACAGCTTATGAGGATAAATCTTAGGCCGGCACAAAGTGGTGTAAACGGAAAAGTCTTTGGGTCCACAGCCCATAGAAATTAA
- a CDS encoding PQ-loop repeat-containing protein, whose amino-acid sequence MTLLGFLGFIGIILVTSAYIPQIVKIWKTKNAEGISITAWLTWLVGTVFILIHAFSTKDGVFIVFQTLSFIFVATITLLAIVYRKRPSQSL is encoded by the coding sequence ATGACCTTGTTAGGGTTTCTAGGGTTTATCGGCATCATTTTGGTTACCAGTGCCTATATTCCCCAGATTGTTAAGATCTGGAAAACCAAAAATGCCGAAGGAATAAGCATTACAGCGTGGCTTACATGGCTTGTGGGTACTGTTTTCATACTTATTCACGCCTTTTCAACCAAAGACGGGGTTTTTATCGTATTTCAAACACTTAGCTTTATTTTCGTGGCAACGATTACGCTGCTTGCGATAGTTTACAGAAAACGTCCAAGCCAATCACTGTGA
- the mnmA gene encoding tRNA 2-thiouridine(34) synthase MnmA, which yields MSYNLDTNRKDIIMPKSGSSRVILGLSGGVDSAVAAALLKDAGFEVIARYIKGYALPGIECPEEQDMRDARLIALKLGIDFSVVSEGSELYRRSVYEPFLASYFSGKTPNPDIWCNQFVKFPLLGQLKEEYGADFIATGHYIRRIGDRFYAASDTNKDQSYFLYAVPRDILKTCLFPIGELAKNRVREMARSLALPIADKRGTRGVCMVGQLPIDEALEWAAEERNEKFGPARAILIDKGQEVELGTLPASKFFSATIGQRSGLGISHRFPIYVVAKDPKVMNLYFKILPEGERKFSVSDVNWVVPEVPKLPQRALVKIRTPGKMLSCKVTESDNQMLEVILDDPDTGIAPGQSAVFYQLAKGGLIELWGGGVIQ from the coding sequence ATGTCGTATAATTTAGATACAAACAGAAAGGATATAATTATGCCCAAGAGTGGTTCTTCAAGAGTCATTCTAGGTCTTTCCGGCGGGGTTGATTCGGCGGTGGCCGCAGCCCTTTTAAAAGACGCCGGTTTTGAAGTGATTGCACGCTACATAAAGGGGTATGCTCTTCCCGGTATAGAGTGTCCGGAGGAGCAGGATATGCGGGATGCGCGCCTGATTGCTTTGAAGCTCGGCATTGATTTTTCGGTCGTTAGCGAGGGATCGGAACTTTATCGGCGCAGTGTTTATGAGCCGTTTCTCGCCTCTTACTTTTCCGGCAAAACACCCAATCCTGATATTTGGTGCAACCAGTTTGTAAAGTTTCCTCTGCTTGGGCAGCTTAAAGAAGAATACGGCGCTGATTTTATTGCAACCGGACACTACATCCGGAGGATAGGAGATCGGTTTTACGCGGCATCGGACACAAACAAAGATCAGTCCTATTTTCTTTATGCAGTTCCCCGAGATATTCTTAAGACCTGCCTTTTCCCCATTGGTGAACTTGCAAAGAACCGCGTTAGAGAGATGGCCAGAAGTCTTGCTCTGCCTATTGCTGATAAGCGTGGAACACGGGGCGTTTGCATGGTAGGCCAGCTTCCTATTGACGAGGCGTTGGAGTGGGCAGCCGAGGAACGGAATGAGAAGTTTGGTCCCGCGCGAGCGATATTGATTGACAAGGGCCAGGAAGTTGAGCTTGGAACACTGCCCGCGTCTAAATTCTTTTCTGCGACCATTGGGCAGAGAAGTGGTTTGGGGATCAGTCATAGGTTCCCCATTTATGTAGTAGCCAAAGACCCTAAAGTCATGAATCTTTATTTCAAGATTTTGCCGGAGGGAGAGCGTAAGTTTTCTGTATCGGATGTCAATTGGGTTGTTCCCGAAGTTCCCAAACTTCCGCAGCGCGCGCTGGTTAAAATTCGCACTCCCGGTAAAATGCTGTCCTGTAAAGTTACAGAATCAGATAACCAGATGCTTGAAGTTATTCTTGATGACCCCGATACCGGTATTGCACCCGGACAGTCAGCAGTTTTTTATCAGCTTGCCAAGGGAGGTCTTATCGAACTATGGGGAGGAGGTGTAATACAGTAG
- the pyrB gene encoding aspartate carbamoyltransferase — protein sequence MAHHQLKHVLSTKQFLNKRLLANLFRTADELARKDKTGRLHKILTGKILASVFYEPSTRTRFSFEAAMLKLGGTVITTESASHFSSVIKGESLPDTIKIISGYVDVIVLRHHEEGSAQIAAEASSVPIINAGDGSGEHPTQALLDLYTLKKELGRTDKLKIALIGDLLYGRTIHSLLNLLMLYKNTKIYLVSPPQLRLPAKYKSQLKQNGIYFEETSDLYKNLDEMDVLYVTRIQKERFGNLRQYEKLKGSYVINKVALKRLKRHAIIMHPLPRVKEVAAEVDDDPRAAYFRQARNGLYIRMALLDLIIKK from the coding sequence ATGGCTCATCACCAATTAAAACATGTACTAAGCACAAAGCAATTTCTAAACAAGCGGCTTCTGGCAAATCTTTTTCGGACCGCAGACGAACTGGCAAGAAAAGATAAAACAGGAAGATTACATAAAATTCTTACCGGCAAAATTTTAGCCAGTGTATTTTACGAACCAAGTACGCGCACACGTTTTTCGTTTGAAGCCGCTATGTTAAAACTTGGCGGTACCGTAATAACTACCGAAAGCGCCTCTCATTTTTCATCAGTGATTAAAGGAGAGTCCCTACCCGACACTATTAAAATAATAAGCGGCTACGTAGATGTGATTGTACTAAGACACCATGAGGAGGGTTCGGCCCAAATAGCTGCCGAGGCATCCTCGGTGCCAATTATTAATGCTGGTGACGGTTCGGGAGAACATCCCACCCAAGCCTTATTGGATCTCTACACTCTTAAAAAAGAACTGGGAAGAACCGATAAACTTAAAATAGCTCTTATCGGCGATCTCTTATACGGAAGAACTATTCATTCTTTGCTAAACTTATTGATGCTATATAAAAATACTAAAATCTATCTTGTCTCGCCTCCCCAGTTACGACTCCCCGCAAAATACAAAAGTCAATTAAAACAAAATGGGATTTATTTTGAAGAAACTAGTGATTTATATAAAAATTTAGATGAGATGGACGTTTTATATGTAACCCGTATACAAAAAGAGCGGTTTGGAAATCTTAGGCAATACGAAAAACTAAAAGGCTCCTACGTAATCAATAAAGTAGCACTAAAAAGATTAAAGAGACACGCTATAATCATGCACCCCTTGCCCCGAGTGAAGGAAGTCGCCGCTGAAGTTGATGACGACCCAAGAGCAGCTTACTTCAGACAGGCGCGAAATGGCCTTTATATACGTATGGCGCTTCTTGATTTAATTATTAAAAAGTAG
- a CDS encoding LAGLIDADG family homing endonuclease — MQEVCRVRSTDGRRNFLLKAPVGKEQIHCDKLNPWYVSGFIDGEGSFSVGIGKHKTLKRGTEVRCQFEIELRADDRKILDRICATLGCGKIYDCSYERYGWYPHAKYKIGSTKDMEEFLFPFLDKYPLQAKKAKDYAFFKEVVLMFRKKQHLTENGFKKIIAIRDRIRETGKKHYSGNR; from the coding sequence ATGCAAGAAGTCTGCAGAGTTCGTAGTACCGACGGAAGGAGAAATTTCTTACTGAAAGCTCCAGTCGGGAAGGAACAAATCCATTGTGATAAATTAAATCCTTGGTACGTGTCTGGTTTTATAGACGGCGAAGGATCGTTTTCGGTTGGTATCGGAAAGCACAAAACCCTTAAACGGGGTACTGAAGTGCGATGCCAATTCGAGATCGAACTTCGCGCGGATGATCGGAAAATCCTTGATAGAATTTGCGCGACACTTGGTTGCGGTAAAATCTATGATTGCTCATACGAACGATATGGATGGTACCCGCACGCAAAGTATAAAATCGGAAGCACAAAAGATATGGAAGAATTCCTTTTCCCATTTCTTGATAAATATCCGCTTCAGGCAAAGAAAGCGAAAGATTATGCATTCTTTAAGGAGGTTGTTCTGATGTTTAGGAAGAAACAACATCTTACTGAAAACGGATTTAAAAAAATCATCGCTATCCGCGATCGTATCAGGGAAACAGGTAAAAAACATTACAGTGGAAACCGCTAG
- a CDS encoding DMT family transporter — protein sequence MSWIVIALIAYFLYAVVFVLDKFILARPIKSPLVYAFYPGVLGILAVLVVPFVDFSILSPSGIVYALLSGALFIWGLIYFYKTLQAGEASRAVPFTGALTPVATFVFSYLLGVEKLSGQQAAAFLLLVIGSFLIAWGYKNHDFLTKHNIGYGIAAALFFGLSLAFTKLVFEQTNFLNGFIWMRFGGFIFSLLLLTKRSWRNAVFSTTGSVTLRGVILFFSDKIIGSAALVLQNYAISLGSVIIVNALQSTQYLFLFILASLLSIKIKFRKVLHETVGKGAIIQKVLAILVIGFGLWLLIKPHVPPQPMTFGITFSPKFAQELGLDWREAYLKILDELKVKNVRLVAYWDVIEPEKGKYVFDDVDWQIQEAEKRGAKVLFVVGRKTPRWPECHKPPWAYDLKGKEEKQEVLKMLAGTISHFKNFNNIYAWQVENEPLFPFGKCKSLGLRFLQKEVDLVRSLDSRPIVLTDSGELGFAWPVLISRADIFGTTLYRYIHNNTFGYIKYWWIPTEYFRFKVWFATKVFGKEILISELQAEPWEPVSLVNAPFENQYKTMNVEKFREVVDYARRSGFTKAYFWGAEWWLWLKEKHGQQDMWNEAKAIISPHN from the coding sequence ATGAGCTGGATTGTTATCGCGCTTATCGCCTATTTTCTTTACGCCGTTGTTTTTGTATTGGATAAGTTTATCCTTGCGCGGCCGATAAAAAGCCCCCTTGTTTATGCATTTTATCCGGGGGTGTTGGGGATACTTGCTGTTTTGGTAGTCCCCTTCGTAGATTTTAGCATTTTGAGCCCCTCCGGCATTGTTTATGCCCTTCTTTCCGGGGCCCTTTTTATTTGGGGTTTAATTTATTTTTACAAGACTCTTCAGGCGGGCGAGGCCTCGCGGGCCGTACCTTTTACGGGGGCGCTTACTCCGGTGGCAACTTTTGTTTTCAGTTATCTATTGGGAGTTGAAAAGTTGTCCGGCCAGCAAGCAGCCGCGTTTTTACTTCTTGTTATCGGCAGTTTTCTGATTGCGTGGGGCTACAAAAACCATGACTTTTTGACAAAGCATAACATTGGCTACGGCATTGCCGCGGCCCTGTTTTTTGGCCTGTCGCTGGCATTTACAAAACTTGTTTTTGAGCAGACCAATTTTCTTAACGGATTTATTTGGATGAGGTTTGGAGGATTTATTTTCAGCCTGTTGCTGCTTACAAAAAGAAGTTGGAGAAACGCAGTTTTTTCAACCACCGGGTCGGTTACCCTGCGCGGTGTTATTCTCTTTTTCTCCGATAAAATTATAGGGTCCGCAGCGCTTGTTCTTCAGAATTACGCGATTTCTCTCGGAAGCGTAATAATAGTTAATGCTCTCCAATCAACGCAGTATCTTTTTCTTTTTATACTGGCTTCCTTGCTCTCCATAAAAATAAAATTTAGAAAGGTGCTGCATGAGACCGTCGGTAAGGGCGCGATTATACAAAAGGTTCTAGCCATACTCGTTATTGGTTTCGGGCTTTGGCTTCTTATAAAACCGCATGTCCCACCGCAGCCCATGACTTTTGGGATCACTTTTTCTCCGAAGTTCGCCCAAGAACTTGGTCTTGATTGGCGCGAGGCGTATTTAAAAATTTTAGACGAACTCAAAGTAAAAAATGTGCGTCTTGTTGCTTATTGGGACGTGATTGAGCCGGAAAAGGGTAAATACGTTTTTGATGACGTTGATTGGCAAATTCAGGAGGCAGAAAAGAGGGGTGCCAAGGTTTTATTTGTCGTTGGCAGAAAAACACCGCGCTGGCCGGAGTGTCATAAGCCCCCTTGGGCTTATGACCTGAAGGGTAAGGAAGAAAAACAAGAAGTGCTAAAGATGTTGGCTGGCACAATTAGCCATTTCAAAAATTTTAACAATATTTACGCTTGGCAGGTTGAGAATGAGCCGCTTTTTCCGTTCGGAAAATGTAAAAGTTTGGGATTACGTTTTTTGCAAAAGGAAGTTGACCTTGTGCGCTCGCTTGATTCGCGGCCCATTGTGTTAACTGATAGCGGGGAGCTTGGTTTTGCTTGGCCAGTTTTAATATCGCGGGCCGATATTTTTGGCACAACACTTTATCGTTATATCCACAACAATACTTTTGGCTATATAAAATACTGGTGGATTCCGACAGAATATTTCAGATTCAAGGTGTGGTTCGCCACAAAAGTTTTTGGGAAAGAAATTTTAATTTCCGAACTTCAGGCAGAGCCGTGGGAGCCGGTGTCGCTCGTCAACGCCCCATTTGAAAATCAGTATAAAACTATGAATGTTGAAAAATTCCGCGAGGTCGTTGACTATGCTCGTCGCAGCGGTTTTACCAAGGCCTACTTTTGGGGGGCAGAGTGGTGGTTGTGGTTGAAGGAAAAACACGGCCAGCAAGATATGTGGAATGAAGCAAAAGCAATAATTAGCCCCCATAACTAA